From the Rhizobium sp. SL42 genome, the window CGCGGCGAGCCGATGCCGGCGGGCCGTGTTTTCAGTCGGAAAGGAGCCGGCAGGCAGCGGGTTCGAGGCCGCCGCCTGCCGGTCGTCGTTGGCGAGCCTTATTTGCTCGCCAGGAACTTCTGCTGAGCGGTCGTCAGGTATTCGGCCCATTGCTTGGCCAGCTCTTCCGGCGTGATGTCGCCGAGCAGGGCTTCCTGCGTGGTCTTGATCGCCAGCGAATCCTTGAAATAGGCGAACTCTTCCAGGTAGGTCGGCATGACGGTCGGAACGGCATCCTTGTCAGCCAGTTCGTCGAACCACCCCTTGAACTGTTCGCCGGCATAGAAGGGATCCTTCTCGGCCACCTTCAGCGCCGGAAGGGCGCCGATCCGCTTGTTCCACTCGATATTGCCTTCCGGGCCTTCAAGCGTCGCGATCAGCTTCCAGGACAGATCCTTGTTGGCGCTGGCCGACATCATCGACCAGCCGGCATAGCCGATCGTCGGGAAGGACTTGCCGGCCGGACCCTTCGGCATCGGCACGACCGCGTAGTCGGCGGCATCCATACGCTCGCTGATGGCGATCAGCGCGTCCGGATCCTGGTCGAGCATGGCGCAGGTTCCGGTGTAGAAGCCGGCGACGATCTCGTTGAAGCCCCAGTTGACGCTGTCCTTCGGGGCATAACCCTTCTTGTACAGGTCAACGACCCATTCGATGCCCTTGATCCAGTCCGGTTCGCTGAACTTCGAGGTGCCGTCGGCGTTGAAGAATTCGTTGTTGCCGGCCATCGTGGCGGCAAACATCATCCAGCCGTTAAGGCCGCCCGGGCCGCCGCGCAGGCAGTAGCCGTATTTGCCGGGCAGCTTGGAGATCTTCTCCGATGCCGCAACGAATTCGTCCATCGTCTTCGGTGGGCCGTCGACGCCGGCTTCCGCGAAGATCTTCTTGTTGTAGAACATGGCGCGCAGATAGAAGCCGTAAGGCAGCATATAGGCGGTATCCTTGACGTCGCGGCCGAGTTCCAGCGCGCGGTCCGTCATTCCGGCCGTGTGTTCCCAATCCTTCAGATAGGGCTCGAGGCTCTCCAGCATGCCATTGTTGGCATAAAGCGACAGCCAGGTGTCGGGCATTTCCATAACGTCGGGAATTTCGCCGGCCGAAACCATGGTGGCGAATTTCTGGAAGGCTTCGCCCCAGGGCAGCGAGATGATCTCGACCTTGGTGCCGGGGTTTGCGGCTTCGAACTTGCCGACGATCGATTTCAGCGTTTCCGTGCGTTCCGGGCTGGTGATCACTTCGACCAGCTTCAGCGTCGTGTCGGCCATGGCCGTTCCGGCCATCATGGTGGCGAACAATGTCGCCGTAATCAGTTTTTTCATTGTTTATTCCCCTCTGTTTCGATGTTGCTTGTCGTGGTGTCAGCCAGACGAAGCGGCAGTGATCGCCGCGTCGAGATCGCTCCAGAGGGCCTCCGTTCCCTCCAGGCCGACATGGAGCCGTACCGACCGCGGGCTGATGCCGAAGGCTTCCGCGGAATTGGGTTGCGCTTTTTGTGACAGGACGACTTCGCCCGGCACGATCAGGCTTTCGTGCCCGCCCCAGCTCACACCCAGCTTGAACAGCTTGAGATGATCGGCGAAGGTGCGCACATTGACGCCTTCCTTGAAGATGAAGGAAAACAGGCCGGACGTACCGGACAGGCCGGGCGGCAATTGGTTGGCGAGCCCCGGATAGCAGACCGTTTCCACCGCATCGTGCCCCTGCAGCCGCCGGGCGATCGCAACCGTCGAGGTCTCGTGCGCCCGCATCCGGATCGGCAGGGTGCGCAGGCCGCGGATCAGCAGCCATGCATCGAACGGCGAGAGCTTGCCGCCGAGATAGGGATAGGCCTCTGCCCGGATCCGGCCGATCAGTTCCTTCGAACCGGCCACGACGCCGGCGACAACGTCACTATGGCCGCCGAGATATTTCGAGGCGGAATGAATGACCAGATCGACACCCAGGGCGATCGGCTGCTGGAAGATCGGGCTCGACCAGCTGTTGTCGATCGTGGTGATCACGCCGTGGCGTCTGGCAAGCGCCGCAAGCGCCCTGACATCATGGGTCTGCATCACCCAGCTGGTCGGGCTCTCCATGTAGAAGAGCTTGGCGCCCGGCAAGGCCCTGGCCACCTCTTCCTCGTCACGCCCGTCGACATAGGTCACCTCGACCTTCATGCGCTTCAAAAACGTGCCGAACAGCCGGAAGGCATCCGGATAGAGATGCTTGACCGCGACGATCCTGTCGCCCGGCTCGACAAACGACAGGACGGTCGACGAGATCGCCGACATGCCGCTGGCAAAGCCGATCGCGTCTTCGGCGCCTTCGAGTTTCGCCAGCATCTCCTCGAACATCCGCACGGTCGGATTGAGGCCGCGCGTATAGATCGGC encodes:
- a CDS encoding PLP-dependent transferase, giving the protein MSNGFDPFENASLIVAHDEGNAYDAVVPPIVQTSLFTFADYDDMVASYRGEKVRPIYTRGLNPTVRMFEEMLAKLEGAEDAIGFASGMSAISSTVLSFVEPGDRIVAVKHLYPDAFRLFGTFLKRMKVEVTYVDGRDEEEVARALPGAKLFYMESPTSWVMQTHDVRALAALARRHGVITTIDNSWSSPIFQQPIALGVDLVIHSASKYLGGHSDVVAGVVAGSKELIGRIRAEAYPYLGGKLSPFDAWLLIRGLRTLPIRMRAHETSTVAIARRLQGHDAVETVCYPGLANQLPPGLSGTSGLFSFIFKEGVNVRTFADHLKLFKLGVSWGGHESLIVPGEVVLSQKAQPNSAEAFGISPRSVRLHVGLEGTEALWSDLDAAITAASSG
- a CDS encoding ABC transporter substrate-binding protein, with product MKKLITATLFATMMAGTAMADTTLKLVEVITSPERTETLKSIVGKFEAANPGTKVEIISLPWGEAFQKFATMVSAGEIPDVMEMPDTWLSLYANNGMLESLEPYLKDWEHTAGMTDRALELGRDVKDTAYMLPYGFYLRAMFYNKKIFAEAGVDGPPKTMDEFVAASEKISKLPGKYGYCLRGGPGGLNGWMMFAATMAGNNEFFNADGTSKFSEPDWIKGIEWVVDLYKKGYAPKDSVNWGFNEIVAGFYTGTCAMLDQDPDALIAISERMDAADYAVVPMPKGPAGKSFPTIGYAGWSMMSASANKDLSWKLIATLEGPEGNIEWNKRIGALPALKVAEKDPFYAGEQFKGWFDELADKDAVPTVMPTYLEEFAYFKDSLAIKTTQEALLGDITPEELAKQWAEYLTTAQQKFLASK